From Candidatus Zixiibacteriota bacterium, a single genomic window includes:
- a CDS encoding cytochrome b/b6 domain-containing protein, whose amino-acid sequence MIRTHNIGFWSALLVLLICVGVPVRAQEDVGDGTTACLDCHDVTEDNGDHAFDVALNGSVHEGFSCTDCHLDIEQLPHEETPGSVPCGDCHSDVSETYMWHGRLKTESGVDIPGCANCHGRHDILASSEKQSRVNPINLPYTCGKCHENLDMTEKHVTLYDQAVQTYQSSVHGKTEIGGIYSAATCVDCHSPGGSSHHILAANHLESSVNHFNIPKTCGKCHQRIERDFWDGIHGQLVLQGDNDSPVCTHCHGEHGIIASSDPRSPVSPDRIAEATCSPCHESAALNEKYEIPTGEEVSYVDSYHGLKSQAGDQSVANCASCHGGHRILDHSDPTSSIHADNLEETCGNCHPEISAEIAQTPIHGDPGLEDNRLANIVKDIYIWLILLVIGGMLLHWLIDLRKEIQKVSKGPQLVRMTRSEVWQHTFLTVSFISLVVSGFALRYSDSTWVHLLFGWEGGFELRGTIHRISAVMLIVTTVWHLLYLMTARGRGFLRDMIPTMTDLRQAIQLIGYNLGLAKDKPRFGRFAYIEKAEYWALVWGTVVMVATGLLLWFDNFFIGWLSKSYLDVALVVHFYEAWLATLAIMVWHLYATVFNPGTYPMNPAWYSGKMPVDKYRHEHPEDPIILELDRENMASRDSVGESKDDRVRKERAADT is encoded by the coding sequence ATGATACGAACGCATAACATTGGTTTTTGGTCGGCCCTTCTGGTTCTTCTGATTTGTGTCGGGGTGCCTGTCCGGGCGCAGGAAGATGTAGGAGACGGTACCACCGCATGTTTGGATTGCCACGATGTTACCGAGGACAATGGTGACCATGCTTTTGATGTCGCCTTGAACGGCTCGGTTCATGAGGGATTCTCATGTACCGATTGTCATTTGGATATTGAACAGTTGCCGCACGAGGAGACGCCCGGCTCTGTTCCATGCGGCGACTGCCACTCCGATGTGAGCGAAACATACATGTGGCATGGCCGACTCAAGACCGAGAGTGGCGTGGATATTCCCGGCTGCGCGAATTGTCATGGTCGTCACGATATTCTGGCCTCAAGTGAGAAGCAATCTCGGGTGAATCCGATCAATCTGCCGTATACGTGCGGAAAGTGCCATGAGAATCTGGATATGACCGAGAAGCATGTGACTCTTTACGATCAGGCGGTACAGACATACCAAAGTTCAGTTCATGGGAAGACCGAGATTGGCGGTATCTACTCGGCCGCAACCTGTGTCGATTGTCATTCCCCCGGTGGCAGTTCGCATCATATTTTGGCGGCCAATCATCTGGAGTCATCGGTCAACCATTTCAATATTCCAAAGACCTGCGGAAAATGCCATCAACGAATCGAGCGCGACTTCTGGGATGGCATTCATGGTCAACTGGTTCTGCAGGGGGATAATGATTCGCCGGTCTGCACCCACTGTCACGGTGAGCACGGGATCATAGCCTCCAGTGATCCTCGTTCGCCGGTAAGTCCCGACCGAATTGCCGAAGCTACTTGCAGCCCCTGTCACGAATCGGCGGCCTTGAATGAAAAGTATGAAATCCCCACTGGTGAAGAGGTCAGCTATGTCGACAGCTATCACGGATTGAAGAGCCAGGCTGGCGATCAGTCGGTGGCCAATTGTGCTTCCTGTCACGGTGGTCACCGCATCCTTGATCACAGCGATCCGACGTCATCGATCCACGCCGACAATCTTGAAGAAACTTGTGGTAACTGTCACCCCGAGATTTCAGCCGAGATAGCTCAGACCCCAATCCATGGTGATCCCGGTTTGGAAGACAACCGTCTGGCCAATATTGTCAAAGATATCTATATTTGGTTGATCCTTCTTGTTATTGGGGGTATGCTTCTTCACTGGCTGATCGACCTTCGCAAGGAGATTCAGAAAGTCAGCAAGGGTCCCCAACTGGTCCGCATGACGAGAAGCGAAGTGTGGCAGCACACGTTTCTGACAGTGTCCTTCATTTCATTGGTGGTATCCGGCTTCGCTCTCAGGTATTCCGATTCTACATGGGTTCACCTTTTGTTTGGGTGGGAAGGCGGCTTCGAACTCCGTGGCACGATCCACCGTATTTCGGCGGTGATGTTGATAGTGACCACTGTTTGGCATCTGCTCTACTTGATGACGGCTCGCGGGAGAGGCTTCCTCAGGGACATGATCCCGACCATGACAGACTTGCGACAGGCGATTCAACTGATCGGCTACAATCTTGGCCTGGCCAAAGACAAGCCTCGTTTCGGACGCTTCGCCTATATTGAGAAAGCGGAGTACTGGGCGCTTGTTTGGGGTACGGTAGTAATGGTGGCAACGGGACTGCTCTTGTGGTTCGACAACTTCTTCATTGGGTGGCTCTCCAAGTCATATCTGGATGTGGCGTTGGTGGTTCACTTCTATGAGGCCTGGTTGGCCACGCTGGCCATTATGGTTTGGCATCTATATGCCACTGTTTTCAATCCCGGAACCTATCCGATGAACCCGGCCTGGTACTCAGGCAAGATGCCGGTCGACAAGTATCGTCACGAGCATCCCGAAGATCCGATCATACTGGAACTGGATCGTGAGAATATGGCTTCGCGCGACAGTGTTGGCGAAAGCAAGGATGACAGAGTGCGCAAGGAACGCGCAGCCGACACTTGA
- a CDS encoding cytochrome c3 family protein has translation MTNNISGRLSLFIFVLLTIFIAGPASAQEVDDCLACHDDPDLTKERRGREVSLFVNLDSFHKSVHGDQDCIDCHQDLTDVDFPHEDSLEPVDCSMCHDDVAETYMASLHGELVAKGEDLAPKCWDCHGAHDIVGPDQPGSAVTKFNIPVMCGRCHKEGSAVTRAYDIPEDSVLSNYSQSIHGVGLFQRGLTVTAVCVDCHTAHNVRDHTDPESSIHRGNVANTCQQCHGQIEKVHRKVIRGELWEKQPEQVPVCVDCHSPHKIRRVFYEEGMADRECMECHQQPDLSITRDGEVHSLYVDSIETHSSIHRNTSCAQCHTGATPGLDRPCATVATSVDCSNCHPEIVDIYKTGMHGTLADRGDEDAPSCTDCHGIHDIREKLDKLSPTFPTNVPELCGKCHREGNQAAVRYYNGAEHPDHIVENYRMSIHGKGLLQSGLIVTAMCTDCHTAHHVLPHDDPESSIHHDKIAETCANCHHGIYEQFTSSVHSPTVTDTDKPLPNCKDCHQSHTISRADKVDFRLTLRDQCGGCHEEVTESYFETFHGKVSKLGYSAAAQCYDCHGAHNILPPDNPKSTLARQHIVETCGKCHSGSHRQFAGYLTHATHHDRDKYPILFYTFWFMTCLLIGTLVIALTHTLLWLPRSFQAMRQHKKMREDMRGQLQYRRFKPLHSRLHILVVISFLGLALTGMTLKFSYLGWAQWISALLGGFESAGFIHRLCAVITFFYFGVHVFDLIWVNRHKKVSLKAMLRSPYSMLPNWTDAKEVYHTLKWFIGMGPRPAYGRWTYWEKFDYFAVFWGVAIIGSTGLMLWFPEFFTHLFPGWFINVATIIHSDEALLAVAFIFTVHFFNTHFRPDKFPMDTVIFTGRMPLEELRLERPREYDHLVKTHQLRKHLIEPLPPAMERTARVFGAIALTIGITIILLIVYAEVFGYR, from the coding sequence GTGACCAACAACATTTCCGGACGCTTGAGCCTTTTCATCTTCGTTCTGCTGACCATTTTCATTGCGGGACCGGCCTCGGCCCAGGAGGTTGATGACTGTCTGGCCTGCCATGATGATCCCGACCTTACCAAAGAACGCCGGGGCCGAGAGGTATCCCTGTTTGTCAACCTGGATAGCTTTCACAAATCGGTCCATGGAGATCAGGATTGTATCGATTGTCACCAGGACCTTACCGATGTTGACTTTCCGCATGAGGATTCCCTTGAACCTGTCGACTGCTCAATGTGTCACGACGACGTGGCCGAGACCTACATGGCCAGTCTGCACGGCGAGTTGGTGGCCAAAGGTGAAGACCTGGCGCCTAAGTGCTGGGACTGTCATGGTGCTCATGATATAGTAGGACCGGATCAGCCCGGTTCGGCTGTTACCAAGTTCAATATTCCGGTTATGTGCGGGCGATGTCATAAAGAGGGTTCGGCAGTGACGCGAGCCTATGATATCCCGGAAGACAGCGTTCTTTCCAACTACTCGCAATCGATCCACGGCGTTGGTCTGTTTCAACGAGGGTTAACTGTTACCGCAGTATGTGTGGATTGCCACACCGCGCATAACGTCCGTGACCACACCGATCCTGAATCGTCGATTCATCGCGGCAATGTCGCCAACACCTGTCAACAGTGTCACGGCCAGATTGAGAAGGTCCATCGCAAAGTAATCCGCGGCGAGTTATGGGAGAAGCAACCCGAGCAGGTGCCGGTGTGTGTGGACTGTCACTCCCCTCACAAAATCCGGAGAGTATTCTACGAAGAAGGGATGGCCGACCGCGAATGCATGGAATGCCACCAACAACCTGATCTTTCCATAACCAGGGACGGCGAGGTTCATTCGCTGTATGTCGACTCCATCGAAACGCACAGCTCGATACACCGCAACACTTCCTGCGCCCAGTGTCATACCGGTGCAACACCCGGACTCGACAGACCCTGCGCCACCGTGGCTACAAGTGTGGACTGTTCCAATTGCCATCCCGAGATTGTCGACATTTATAAGACCGGTATGCACGGTACCCTGGCCGATAGGGGCGACGAAGATGCTCCGTCATGCACAGATTGTCACGGTATACACGATATTCGCGAGAAACTCGACAAGCTCTCACCCACCTTTCCCACCAACGTCCCCGAACTTTGCGGAAAGTGTCACCGCGAAGGTAACCAGGCAGCCGTGAGATACTACAATGGAGCGGAGCATCCGGACCATATCGTCGAGAACTACCGCATGTCGATTCACGGTAAGGGACTTCTGCAAAGCGGGCTGATTGTGACCGCTATGTGCACCGACTGCCATACGGCGCACCATGTCTTGCCCCATGATGACCCGGAATCGAGCATACACCACGACAAAATTGCTGAGACTTGTGCCAATTGTCACCACGGTATCTATGAACAGTTCACCAGTAGTGTTCACTCGCCCACCGTCACGGACACCGACAAACCGTTGCCCAACTGCAAGGACTGTCACCAGTCGCATACCATCAGTCGCGCCGACAAAGTAGATTTCAGACTGACGCTAAGAGACCAGTGCGGCGGCTGTCACGAGGAGGTTACCGAAAGTTACTTTGAGACATTTCACGGCAAGGTATCCAAGTTGGGCTACTCGGCCGCGGCGCAGTGCTACGATTGTCACGGCGCTCACAATATACTCCCACCCGACAATCCGAAATCTACTCTGGCCCGACAGCATATTGTCGAGACCTGCGGCAAATGCCACAGCGGTTCTCATCGCCAGTTTGCCGGATACCTGACCCACGCCACCCACCATGATCGGGACAAGTACCCGATTTTGTTTTACACTTTCTGGTTCATGACCTGCCTGTTGATCGGTACCCTGGTAATCGCCTTGACCCACACGCTACTGTGGTTGCCGCGCTCCTTCCAGGCCATGCGGCAGCATAAAAAGATGCGCGAGGACATGCGCGGACAGTTGCAGTATCGAAGATTCAAACCGCTGCATAGCCGGTTGCACATTCTGGTGGTCATCAGTTTCCTCGGACTGGCCTTGACCGGCATGACCCTCAAGTTCTCCTACCTCGGTTGGGCTCAATGGATATCGGCTCTGCTGGGCGGTTTTGAATCGGCCGGGTTCATACATCGCTTGTGCGCGGTAATCACTTTCTTCTACTTCGGGGTGCATGTCTTCGATCTCATCTGGGTGAATCGGCACAAGAAGGTATCTCTGAAAGCGATGCTACGAAGCCCATATTCGATGTTGCCGAACTGGACGGATGCAAAAGAAGTGTATCACACCTTGAAGTGGTTCATCGGCATGGGCCCGCGCCCGGCTTACGGACGCTGGACCTACTGGGAGAAGTTTGACTACTTTGCCGTCTTTTGGGGTGTCGCTATTATCGGCAGCACCGGACTAATGCTGTGGTTCCCGGAGTTTTTCACGCATCTCTTCCCCGGTTGGTTCATAAATGTGGCCACGATCATACACTCGGACGAAGCCCTTCTGGCGGTGGCCTTTATTTTCACCGTGCACTTTTTCAACACCCATTTTCGGCCGGACAAATTCCCGATGGATACGGTCATTTTCACCGGTCGCATGCCGCTTGAAGAACTCAGGCTGGAACGCCCCCGCGAATACGATCACCTGGTCAAGACTCATCAGTTGAGAAAGCACCTCATCGAACCGTTACCGCCGGCCATGGAGCGAACGGCGCGAGTTTTCGGCGCCATCGCCTTGACTATCGGGATCACCATAATCCTGCTCATTGTCTACGCCGAAGTATTCGGTTATCGTTGA